The window GGGACACGGCGGTGCAGGCGGCGGTGCGGGTCGGGGACTGGAAGCTGCTGACGGGCGACCCGGGATACGGCGACTGGACGCCCCCCCAGACCCTGCCCAGCTTTCCCGGCGCCTGGTGGGACCTGGAGCGTTACACGCAGACGCGCAAGTCATTGTGGCTCTTCAACGTCACCGCCGACCCCTACGAACGGAACGACCTTTCGGCCGTGCGGCCGGACGTGGCGAAGCAGCTGCTGGCGCGCCTGGCGTACTACAACCGCACGTCGGTGCCGGTCCGCTACCCTACCGAGGACCCGAGGGCGGAGCCGCGGTTTAACGGGGGGGCGTGGGGGCCGTGGGCTGCTGACGAAGAGGCGGAGCTAGAGCCCCGCCGCAAGGTCCCCCACAAGAAAGGCAAAGCGAAGAAGCGGAAGTGCAAACACTGCCGGATGAGGGCCTTTTTTAAGAAGCTGAACACCAGGATGATGTCCAATCGGATATAGCGAGTTTTTACGAATGCGCGTGCTTAtgctcatttttaattattccgTTTGTTATAAGGCAAAATCTTGAACATGTCTCCCTATCAATAGTTTTGTAAATAATGCAGTGCTATTATTCTGGAGGTCTTACAGTGGCAACAGAaatagtggaaaaaaacaatgaatgttCACGTGGTTGCTGGGCTACATACAGCAGTAATGtgtgaataaattaatacaaaataggtaaaagatttatttattaataaaagttaATTAAGTAGGTATAAATTATTTCCCACTGTCAAATTTACTATTTACAATGCAATAGGACATGCATTTGGGTGTCTTATATATGCCAATAAAGAACCTTTTAAATTTCTTGTATGAACACATctaatattgattttttttataatgctttattgataattattttttataatgtataatgcaaTGTTTAATTTGTGGAATAACCCTTCAATGTTCAACCCTTCAATGGGATTCAGTAGGGAATAGTAAAACATATTCTCATTGCTGGGAACAGGGCTGGGTTTCAGGCCCATGGGCTCGTGTGACCCTGACGGGAGGGGAATATGAATGACGCCTGTGTGTGAAGCTCATGGCCACACTTCCTGCAGTGTGATGGTGAGCCGCCACTTTGTTTGAGCATGTGCTCTTACAACctccaaagtaaaaaaaaaaatcaggtgcgtagacagtgacaatgacaatatagacatgttttaaatgcataagattacataataatacaattattaattCTTGACAGGTTAATAAGACATTAGTAAAAAGTAACTTAGAGTCCTTTTGTGGACACTTAAACCCTGTCCCTTCTGATAGCTAGTGAACAGAGAAAGTACTCAACTAACATTGTAAATTGTATCTTAAAACCACACCCATCATTTTCatgctttgttaaaaaaagCTGTCTGAGCAaacagtaattattttttagatatttaagCCAACTAACAAAatagtgattttatttaaatggttattTTGTAGATAATAACACCagcattcatgtgttttagaAAAGTGCAATCATGTCctaaattttgatggaaaaagaaaattcagGTACAGACAAACGCAAACTGTGTACACAGGTCTGTTGGACATATAGACAGTACTCACCCAAAAAGAGCTGATCAGCTAAAGAACACCATAAATTACAACATTGGAAGTAGTGCAAAGGAATAATGTTGACAGTGCTGAAAGCTGCGGGTATTATAAAGGATAAAGTTGAAAATAAGGTAAATTGAAAATATAGATGTAACACTGTCAGTATCGGTGTTACCGGGTCAGAGTACTTGaatggggcagtgttggcctagcggttaaggaaggaagtggacccgtaatcggaaggttgccaaagcaccgtccccacacgctgctccccgggctgctgtcatggctgcccactgctcactcagggtgatgggttaaatgcagaggacacatatcgctgtgtcaccgtgtgctgtgcttgacaattaatatcacttcactttcctgaTGATGGCGCTTCACCAAAAGTAAACCATTTCATATCTGACTAAAACCTGAAACTGCAGTACAACATTTTACCTACAGTTTACCTACAGTTAATTCTGCTTGTTCATTTAGTTGCTTTGTTTTGAGTACTAGTTGTTGTTTCTGGTTTAAGTTTCTTCCCGTTATTAACTGCAAGATTTGATCAGGATTGAGTTACTGCACAATGCAGCTGAGCTGCAAGGCATCCTGCAGCACAGGAAGCCTATTATGCTTCAGAAGTGTAGGTTGCAAAAAATAATTACTGCACACAGAATGCTGTGCATGCAACTTTTATATGTAGCCTATTTCAACACCCAGcatttgtggtttattttttgtGACACTTATGCTACTGGTTTTGTAGATTCacatatttttgaaaatatagaTGTAACATATATGGACTAAAATATATGGACACACAAGATCTGGTTTGGTTTGAACTTTGAGCAAAAAGGTTCACCTCTCATCTACACTGGTCTCTACAAACACATCAGTACAACCGGTTGAAATTTTGGGGTCAGTAAACGTGAGAAAATGTGAGTAGACTCGTCTGTATCAAGTCAGATCTTCCACAGCAGAGCTTCCTGTTTTCGAGTTATCTGGGGGAGAAACGCTTAGAATGGAAACTTGACATCATGAAGAAATAAACCAATGAAGGATACAGAAATgtaaagaatgaataaataaatatgttaacAACATTTTGCATATTAACATAATAACcagtgtttataaaaaaaaacatgtgttttAATTACATGGTACATGGTAATTTCATAGCAAATATTATACACATGCATTATAAAGACATGTTCGTATCCAACCAGAacttgaataaatacatttcacttCAAATTAGGTAGGAGGTTAAAAGGGGAAGTATTCAgtcaatgaaaagaaagaatgaatgagAATGTTACAAGTTCAAAGTGATTGTAGTACAGATGTAGAACTGCGTTAAAAACATGCAGAACTGCAGGATGCATGGGTGGAGTGCAGCGCCACTGCTTTAAGACCATAAATGTACAACAGAGGGGAAAAAGCCAAAATCTATGTTAATGTATTTATGTTAGATTTGGCAAACGGGGCTGGATTCCCTGGTTTTCCTTTTAGTTCAGCTGGTAATCTTCATCCACATCTGTAGAATAGAGGAGACCGGAACAATTACTGATCTGGGCTGATTACTGATTTTCATCCTGATTTTCCCCTGAAATAAATGCAGCCATGTGACCATTTTTACCCATAATTCCTAGCCTCTCTCCCATTTAACAATAACCTTTGGTCTCTGAAGTTAATCAAACTCCAGTTAAATAGTCTACCAGCTTTAAACAAAAAGAAGGTCAtgggattaaaaaaacaatacatttctgtgcatttctctGCAGTTGCACATATACATGTAATGTACTGCACGCAAACCCTATGTACAGGTGCAGCTCAGTTTTTCATGAATTGATGCAAATAACTTCTCAGAAATGTGTTGTATTTATTGGACCATCCTTTTTGCACCTTGATACTGTCCTGGCCTGGATTACTGTTTAAAATCACATTCAGACAGAGTCAgataattttttataaataagtgATGAAAGGGATTCAAACATTGCTTACAGCACAAGTTACAAGtactttactgttttttttttttacttttgcctGTTTTGATGGTTGCTGTCATGGATTTTACCCAAGCAAGTTGTTCTAAgaactacacaaaaaaaaaaggagaatgaAGTTTCTGATGGAAACTCAAAGCCTACTCAGAATTTGTTTTGATGACCCAGTGCCTTACATCTCTGAAGTTATCGTATTACCACATGTTTGAGGCGACCGTGAAATAGTGAATTATCAGTCAGTGGtgcagcatctctctctctcacctgccttcctcctcctcctgcatcgGCAGCAGAGTACTACAGACATGACCACGCAAAGCAGGAAAACCCCCGCTGAGACAGACACGATCAAGATGTGACCTTTCAAAACAACATATATAttctaaaatatgaaaaaataagacttataatttataatataaaattataatatacatttataatagaaatataattttaaaataatttcatgcATTCATTAGCCCTGCATCTCTTGAGGACCTTTTGGACGAGAACTCTTTCTGATCTGTGGATTATCATGagtggaaaagttttttttctcattctgtTTGCTTCAAGcccaaaatgtaatttatgcAAATGACACATTAAGGCAATAAAGTTGTAAAGCAGTGCTCGCAAGACTgagtattaaaaatgaacatcttACTCTGAATCCACTTGAGTAATTTGTGATTTGTATCACCAGAGGGTAAGGCCGTCTTTGTGGCCGGAGTAGTTAAGTGAGAAAGTCCTTCCTTTGGAGTTACAGCTGTAGTccctaaaaatgaaaaaattacaaTGGGTCATTCTGgataaattcaacaaaaattTGGGTTTGCCCATAGATGGGACTTTTGTTAACCTCTGGCTCAAAATTCTAAATGTAATTCACCATGTAATTTGACTTTTTGAAACTGCTAGTGTTCCAGTTCtaattaaaaagtcatttaGTAGCCAAAACAGCACATTATCTAACACAAAGTTAAGTTTTGGGATCACGGTCATGTTCactctgcagaaaaaaattaatctctAGAGATTAGAGATTAATCTTAATCTCtaaagacaaattaaaaaaaaaaaaaaaaaacggccaagATTTGGGCCAAAGACTTCCATGTGTTTCCATATGCTTTTTTCAGGTGACCAGGCCACCCAAGCCAAAGGTTGTCCAATCAGGCTTTACTGACATAAAATCTCAAGCCTGTGTGAATACTAAAAATTGTCAATAGTTTGTAGATAGTTGAGTGTGGACCAACTGTTGGGTTGAGCCAGAATGGCCCTGATACATGAGGAAAGAACCGCCCAATACTAAGTACAGAGAAGAGCATGGAGACGGAACTCACCCTGACATGTGGTCATCTGCAGCTTGCTCTGGCCACTGCTCACGTTGTTTGCCACATTGCAGGAGAGAAGTCCAGTTACCATCCCATTCAGTAGGAGCGTGTAGTTATTGTGTGGTGCTTCTCTCAGTGGGCTCCCATCCAGAGTCCAAGTGTAATGATGACTGTCCCCATTGGTGGAACAGGTCACCTTCCTCTCTCCGGAGGACAAACAGCTGATAGACAGATTTACTGAAGACACAGGAGCTGAAGTGGCAATACGGTTTAAGTTAACATTTGGATCCAAATTCATACCATCACCAAAATTCTAATATTGAATTTTGGTTCAAAACGTTATCATGCTAACTGGACCCTCCCTGGTGAAGAAATTCTGACCCTCCCTGATGTTTTAAATTCTGAATCTCTTAATAGAACAGTAAATGCAATGGTAGCTCCACAATCTCTTGATCCTTGTCCTCTGCTGACTCGATTCATCTGACTGGTCATCGTCGGTCATTAAATAGCCAATCATTTTTGACCTGCAGGGTCTCCATGTGGGAATGTAACCAAAATAGAACATCTGTACATTTTCTCGTTTCTCAATGTAAAGTATTTCgtggctttttttatttctagcTTTCTGGGGCTCTGCTGCCTCTTCGTTGGTTTAGTTTAGTGGAGTTTAAATTCTTCAAGTGGCCAAACCATTGTTAAGGCAGAACATTCCTCAAAAGGTCCCAGACCAGGAGTATCGTCAGGTGGCCATAATCAGGTCTTCAGGTTCCACACTAATGTCAAAAGACAATCAAATTGATCTTGAAGAGTGATCCACAGATGAGATGCTCAGGGGGTTTTAATTCTCCTCCCCTGGACCCGTGTGGCTCCTTCTCTCTTCTCCTTGGGTCTTTCTTCTctccaaccttctgattatttgTTCTTCTCACTTATTCTGGTCATGTAGCAATGACCCATTTcagtaacttctattgtgctaTGCATCTACATAACATCAGAAGATGTGAGATCAGCTAAAATACATTGATAACAATTAATGGATTCAAGTTGATGTCTGATGCTATACAACATAGAACTTGATTATTTTACAGTAGCCACAGGGGTGAAGATAAATGCGTACCTTCGATAAATATGTACATCTTTAGGTTCTCCGTTTCTACCCCTGCATTATCGAAGATCTCAGTTCTATATGTTCCGGAGTCACTCTTCTCTGCAGACTTGACAAGCAGGGTCCTGTTCACGTCTATAAACTGCCATTGTTGCGAGATGGACTGTTTTCGgcctttttttagtttaaacAACAGCTGTGATTTATAAAATGCTAATTCTTGTGGATCAGCAGGCAGCTGGAGATACACAGGCTCTCCAACAGCTCCGTAACACACAGCATCCTGCTTTACTTGACAGACAGACTCGTGACCTGAAGGTAAAATGACCAGATTTTACTGTAAAGCAGAGGCAATGTtctgaaacaacaaaaaaagcatgcaaTATGAGTCAAGATGATTATGATTTATTTACCATTGCGGTTACAATGCCACTACTATGAAATAAGCATAGAATTAatatgtgcaaatcaacaattAGCAATTCTGCTGTCACACACATATAGCAGGAACCAATATTTACCTTGAGGAGCCACAGCTAACATGATCAGCAGCCCAAAAACCAGACACATTTCTCTCCACATCCAAAAATAATTCAGCACCCAACTGAACTGTGTCTATAGAACTACTAGAATTACAGAAATCAGTACGAAACTCATTCAACTTTCTGTATGTTCAGTCTGTGAACATCCTCAAGAGCTGTTATTTCAGGTGTCATCTGTTGTACTCCTTTCTTTGTGCAGTATATGAAAGTCTTACTTCATATCCTTTCTGAAAGTCTGAATTCATATCCTCCTGTGCGGCATTGCAGGGGCGGAGATAGACTCTTTTAAAGATGGTTTATCGGTTGAACTGTGTGGCATATTCTGAGCATTCTGAGACATTCTGAAGTACCAGTGCCTTCAGTCAATATAATGTAACTTAAATGCAATATGAATTTACCTCACAGTGGCATTTTTAATACTGACATGACGtttcatacaaaatattttgtactgAATAACtagtattttattaaatggttatgaaaaggATTTAAAAGAGAATAAGGAACCTACCTCTTTTGGCTAGGATTGCAGAACAGACCCACAGCTGAGGATCTCAGGTTGCGACTGGACACTGCAACACAAATGAACAATCAATGCATTTCATGTTCAACATAATATTCTAAATTGTTTGTGTAACCTAATCTGCAACTGAAGATATGATGAAGACAAAACCAAATTCAACAAAATGGTTAATAAGTTAATAGATGACAACGCCCAGGGTGAGATTTGCATAAATGTATCTATATTACTGTGGTACCCAAAAACAGTAAACCAAGTACAATTGCAAGGTCAAAAGAAAACTCTTTAACAAtacaggggacaggggacaaAACGAGGGACATGAGGCCAAACTAGGCAAACGGCAATCCTCAGCACAAAATTTATCCAAATGCACAAGGATAACAAGACGCTAagaacaatttttttacaatatacaGGAAATAAGGGGCAGGCAAGACTAATCAGAATAGACAAACCTGCCACAGTGACGCCCTCAGGTGGCCACAGGGCACAAACATCATGAAGCGAACATGTATTATTAGTACAAGaactaaataactaaatataatgaataactaaatatatgaataattttcTGTTAATATCACTCGTCCAGGATAGGAAATAGAGGAGACGGACAAACATGAAAGGAGAAATGCATTATATTGTGTGAATTACTTTACTGAAATGTTTCGTCTagcacaaatacacatattGATCCGTATAGACAAATCTAAAATCTAGATGAAAACAGAATATCTCATAAGCCCATACTTGAATAGCATATTTACATGTAGTAGGCATATGTAACAAAAATAACCACACTGTACCTAAGATACTCATATGCAATGTTGGGCATGATATTAACCTGCAGTTCtcaataaagcacatttaatgtCCTAATTCAAGTTTGGCCTATTTCTTGAAACAAGATGAATCATCTTTTACATATAACACAGCAGCTTAAAACATTTATGAAAGACCAAAAAAGCTTGTTTCATGTCAGATATGACTCAAAACAATATGTTGTCAAGATTTTTTCACTTAACAAGATATCCAAGCATACACTGTCTAAAAACAAGTTCCTATATCTCACTGAAATGTTAATCTGTAGCTGATTATGTCTTATTTTAAGTGTGATTAGATATTTTGACTAGAAATTAGACAAATATACTTGGCAAGATTATGCGTTTTTGCAGtgtataaaacaaatatatctcAACATGGTCAATATCTGTGCATATGACACTGTCACAGCCACAGAAGTGGTGGGCACACCTGATGAAAACTCCTGGAACACTGAGGCCACTTCCCCTTAATTCCCTGCACTATAAATATcttcctgcaccagtgttccaggTTCTCATATTGAACTGAAAACCTGACTCGAGTGAAAGGAGTCGGGTGCTCCGGTTTTCTCGTGTTTGTGGTCTTGGTCTGAATTTGGTAAATGAAGATTGCAGTGATTTCTGTGGGACCAAAGATCTTGAGCATCCAATATTCCGCTTGAGCATCCAAACTGCCCCACACCGACTCCTATGTGTCACCCCCAAATCCACATCTACAGTGAGCTGGTCGAGAGCATGCTTCACCATGTTGAGCACAATATGGGTGTGGCAGTTCCCTTGCAGCAgatctttttgctttttctttagTTTAGTGAAGACAGAGTTGTGGATTCCATAATGAACATTAGTATTGTCTGCACTATATGCAGTAACTTGACTTAATGATAAGCCAAATTTATTGTGGAATTGTTCTATAAAACCTATAATACCAGCAGCAGACTCATCTGCATTTTCTCCAAAATCAAGCATTTTGTTACAGATCCCCGTTTCTGGCCTGAAGTATTGAACTGCAAGGGGAACATCTTCCTGTTCCCTTTATTTAATGCATCTATCTGTATGGAGAATGGGAGGAGTTTGTCTGACTTTAAGACATCTACAACATCAGCCATTGCTTTTTTGCTTCAGCCTTTGTTCTCCCGACAGACATTTTCTTCATGATTTTGGAGTCATGCAGAATCTTTTGGTTGAGCTTGTGTCCACAGTCAGCACTGATATAGCTGATGTTGTGTTTAATAGTGGGGTACGCCTGCATCAACTCAGCTGCTGTAACctagaggagaggagaaaatacTAATGAACCTCATTTTAAAGGGTGGGATTGATAACAGATTTTGGCTAAAATATTTGTCCTTATTTGCAGTAACACCAATCCAAACATGGAAACAGCACAAACATAAACTAGCTACAAACATTCGCTAGTAAAGCTTTCATATAGCCTATTTCTAATTTTAAAATATGGAAAGTTGCAATTTACTAGTTTATTTTCTTTACATGGTCATTATgttgtttattaatgtattaaatgtaatgtttcatgtaataaatgaatgctTATGTGTCTGGCTTAACCTTAACAAATGAATCATAATATTACATTGGAGTGTGATCCACTTACGTtgtatttacagaatttttacaaattacaatttGTGACCCAGTGTGTGAAAACCCGGCCAAATCGAATTCTGAGATAAAGTTTGATTTTAGCCATTCATTTCACTGTGATTTCAGTTGTTGACATGGTTTTACTCAgttaatattaaatacatatatttttattatgttcaCAGACTGTTCTTTATTTCAGGTAGAAAACAGTAAAttacaagaaaataaaatgactcCAGCTAGGTTTTCACAGACTGGGTCACATTTTTAACCTTATTTAGCTATTAATCCGGAGGCATGTTGTCGCACGTCTGACAGGTCACCATGATAAGAATTCCCGCCAACACTCTGCAGCCAAGTATTTGTTTCCTTCCACTCTCTGCGCTATTTTGCAGCCGCTTGCGTTTAAGCTCTGAAACTTTAAGACGCGGGGGTTTTACCTGGAGAAGCATgtgccatttttttaatattcctcTCTGCCAACACTTTGCAGACTCGACTTAAAAgacccgccctcctcaccggacAGGTAAACCGACCAATCAAACTAGCGATGACGTCAAGTGTCATCCAATCAAAAGTAGGAAAGGAGGTGTCTTCATAAAGTGAATGTGGGATGATTTACATGAtttactgctttaaaaaaaattttcaaaACGGGACGCgcaatttcattctcaaatacgggacaattctgtattttaaataacgGGTGGCAGCCCTAGAACTTGCCGCGTCCCTCCGTAATTGCGCTGACCCCGCCACGCACACGGCTTTAATCTGCGCTCATATGTGGCGTTTGAGGAGCGGAGCTGTTTCTGCTGAACTCGCCATGTTTATTTGCCGCTTGTTATACAGAATAACacgcaaaaaaatgaaaccccGAGGACTCTAATGGACTTAAGATAACTCTTGCTGATTGGCCAGATAGTTGTCATGGAAACCGATTTGTTtcacaatatgttttttttttagccaatcaGGACATAACCACGCCCACcctaaatgattttaaatagGGACTGCTAGCGCATTTTCATATTACGGGAGAAATAAGCCAGATTCgtttttaaaattttacaaCATGTTCTCTGTTCATTACAAGTTTTTTTCCAAACTCGACCATAATATGGTCCTGTTTAATGCTCATCACATAATGATGAGTGATCTGAAGCGGCAGATCATGAGACAAGAAAATATAAATGCGACTCGCTCTGATTTACAGATCAGCAACGCCGAGACAAATGAAGGTTAGTTGTACAATGTATAAAACAAAGCACACAGTGGTTTTATTAAACATGTATTAATAACTAGACAGGTTATTTAAAGACCCTGATCATGTTAGCATTAGATGGCGTGATAGCTGAAAGAGTTTAGCCCATTCAGCTGCATGCTTCCTACAGTTATAAACGTAGTTCATTTAGACCCTCTAAACATTTTTATCTATATATGTTATCCTGTCATAAGAGTATTTTAGGCCATTATTCTCACTGCACTTGTtaaattcataaaaacatacataGAAAAACGTTTAGAAAAGTGAAGAGCTctgcatgtattttaaataaatgatgaatTTGACTCATTCTGTAATCACACTTGTTAAATTTCTTTGATGTAATTACTCAGCTTGTTGTAATGTCGACAAATGAGCATTTATCAGTAAAAGTGTACATGAAATCAAACTACAATCATTTAAATGCTGATAAACTGTATCAGACCATTAGATTATGGTGGTTCTGGTTGCACGGTTATGGTAATCCTTTTCTGCTTTCCTGTTCTAGATTACACAGATGATGACGCCCTCATACCCAAAAACTCCTCGGTCATCATTAGACGTATTCCCGCTAAAGGAGTCAAGTATCCCAAGCAAAGATTTTTGTCTTCTAGTGACCGTTCTGCACCTTCGAGTGGATCATTACAGGCGGTATGTAACAACCACTCATTTTTACcttaattaataatattcacTATGTATATGACTGTACAGCAGtcatgttataaatgttttaagaCATTAATAACTTTACTCATAgtgtaaaaaggttaaaatgtCTATTTCATATTGAAACTCCAATCTCTCATGTAATCTTGCTGTACATAATGATGTGATATTAATATTACTCTTTGACAAATACTGAACATGTTCAGAGTGTCTTCAGACATCAGAGGAGTAGTCAAACAATCAGGGGTTAACCAAGCAGGGGTCAACCAAGCAGGGGTCGTACCGtgaatcagcatttttttttgacaaatgtgCATGAAAAATTTTTGCTGGAGTGTATCGCAGAAATTAAAAcatcactgatttttttttatttaaatgaaaaaaagacagaggtcATGTTGTGTGGAGCAAGTGATAGAGTTAACATTGACTTAGGTTGTTTTATGCAACACTTGACACATGCAGCGAAAAATGTTGGTGTTAGACTTGACAGCAAATTGACATTCGATGCACAGATCAACT of the Denticeps clupeoides chromosome 18, fDenClu1.1, whole genome shotgun sequence genome contains:
- the LOC114768226 gene encoding uncharacterized protein LOC114768226; the encoded protein is MWREMCLVFGLLIMLAVAPQGHESVCQVKQDAVCYGAVGEPVYLQLPADPQELAFYKSQLLFKLKKGRKQSISQQWQFIDVNRTLLVKSAEKSDSGTYRTEIFDNAGVETENLKMYIFIEAPVSSVNLSISCLSSGERKVTCSTNGDSHHYTWTLDGSPLREAPHNNYTLLLNGMVTGLLSCNVANNVSSGQSKLQMTTCQGTTAVTPKEGLSHLTTPATKTALPSGDTNHKLLKWIQSHILIVSVSAGVFLLCVVMSVVLCCRCRRRRKADVDEDYQLN